Proteins encoded within one genomic window of Ranitomeya variabilis isolate aRanVar5 chromosome 4, aRanVar5.hap1, whole genome shotgun sequence:
- the LOC143764872 gene encoding uncharacterized protein LOC143764872 isoform X2 has product MKLSRLDDRTEPLAMDEARKHLIDQIMHITLDILYLLTGEDYVVLKMSGGRVTHSSSPIVSGGFCRNLSPNQDPQPAGRREEGTNNQKILELTNTITQLLTGELPIGCQDVTVYFSMEECDDLEKSNAPVMDVRSGDQLQNPSPDGSQNTETCRESPSEEYSAPQCEFMSESQGSQTLVIKQEETYEMIDQKTEEAVPEDTSDHTGTPSSSSFPEKPHRPSSLENSSEDDVKILQDKQCDDFKIDMKSLEDGEQMRNWDELYREEEFPKNHNRGWVKKSVTENAKTPLLHQTEKEKVPEERDLHPRANFQLPSLIAVDEEDTRCLQPTAAWEIQEDGSTHLMTSGGPLDPERKYTLISGTTSDALNETKHYDVNAYFCTDCGKCFTDVLHLEGHQKVHSIPALFICAECGKSFTTSSELDTHIKVHTDAKLFACSECGKCFTAKSNLLAHKVIHIGEKAFACAECGRRFTSKSSLSTHMSVHALEKPYACSICGKCFTSNARLTFHRSTHLGEKSYECEQCRKVFTTSGSLNRHKRTHTGEKPFVCRICGKCFNRETNLYRHQTIHTR; this is encoded by the exons ATGAAGCTGTCGCGGCTGGATGACCGGACTGAGCCGCTCGCCATGGACGAGGCCAGGAAGCACTTGATTGACCAGATAATGCACATTACCTTAGACATCCTCtacctgctgactggagag GATTACGTTGTATTAAAGATGTCTGGTGGCCGGGTCACGCACAGCAGCAGCCCCATTGTATCGGGGGGATTCTGTAGGAATCTGAGCCCCAACCAAGATCCGCAACCTGCCGGAAGGAGAGAAGAGGGAACGAATAACCAGAAGATTCTAGAACTCACCAATACGATCACCCAGCTGCTGACGGGAGAG CTTCCTAtagggtgtcaggatgtcaccgtctatttctccatggaggagtgtgaTGATTTAGAAAAATCCAATGCTCCAGTAATGGACGTCCGTTCTGGAGACCAGCTGCAAAACCCATCTCCTG ATGGATCCCAGAACACAGAAACCTGCAGAGAGTCTCCTTCCGAGGAGTATAGTGCACCGCAGTGTGAGTTCATG AGCGAGAGCCAAGGAAGCCAAACTTTAGTTATCAAACAAGAAGAGACTTACGAGATGATTGATCAAAAGACTGAAGAGGCCGTTCCTGAAGATACATCAGATCATACAG GAACTCCCAGTAGCAGCAGTTTTCCTGAGAAACCTCACCGTCCTTCTTCACTTGAAAACTCCTCCGAGGATGATGTCAAAATCCTACAGGATAAGCAG TGTGATGATTTTAAGATTGATATGAAATCTCTTGAAGATGGAGAACAAATGAGAAATTGGGATGAGCTGTATCGGGAAGAGGAATTTCCTAAAAACCACAACAGAG GATGGGTTAAGAAGTCTGTGACTGAGAACGCAAAAACCCCACTTCTGCACCAGACTGAAAAAGAGAAGGTGCCTGAAGAAAGAG ATCTGCACCCCAGAGCAAATTTCCAGCTTCCATCTCTGATTGCAGTGGATGAAGAGGATACTAGATGCCTGCAGCCCACGGCAGCGTGGGAAATTCAGGAAG ATGGGTCGACACATCTCATGACATCTGGAGGACCCCTAGATCCTGAAAGAAAATATACTTTAATATCAGGAACGACATCTGATGCACTGAATGAAACAAAACACTACGACGTAAATGCATACTTTTGCACAGATTGTGGCAAGTGTTTCACTGACGTGTTACACCTTGAGGGTCATCAGAAAGTCCACAGTATCCCTGCCTTGTTCATCTGTGCAGAATGTGGGAAGAGCTTCACAACTTCTTCAGAGCTGGACACGCACATTAAAGTCCACACAGATGCAAAGCTGTTtgcttgttcagaatgtggaaagtgttttacaGCCAAGTCAAATCTGCTTGCGCACAAGGTCATTCATATAGGAGAGAAGGCTTttgcctgtgctgagtgcggcaggCGTTTTACATCAAAGTCCTCCCTTAGTACCCACATGTCGGTTCATGCTCTTGAGAAGCCGTATGCCTGCTCCATTTGTGGCAAATGTTTCACTTCCAACGCCCGTCTCACCTTTCATCGGTCTACACATTTAGGGGAGAAATCGTATGAATGTGAACAATGCAGGAAAGTGTTTACTACCAGTGGCAGTCTTAAccggcacaaaagaacacacactgGGGAGAAACCGTTTGTCTGCAGAATTTGTGGAAAGTGCTTCAACAGGGAAACCAATCTCTACAGACACCAAACGATTCACACAAGATGA
- the LOC143764872 gene encoding uncharacterized protein LOC143764872 isoform X1 — protein MKLSRLDDRTEPLAMDEARKHLIDQIMHITLDILYLLTGEDYVVLKMSGGRVTHSSSPIVSGGFCRNLSPNQDPQPAGRREEGTNNQKILELTNTITQLLTGELPIGCQDVTVYFSMEECDDLEKSNAPVMDVRSGDQLQNPSPDGSQNTETCRESPSEEYSAPQCEFMSESQGSQTLVIKQEETYEMIDQKTEEAVPEDTSDHTGTPSSSSFPEKPHRPSSLENSSEDDVKILQDKQCDDFKIDMKSLEDGEQMRNWDELYREEEFPKNHNRDNLYTGWVKKSVTENAKTPLLHQTEKEKVPEERDLHPRANFQLPSLIAVDEEDTRCLQPTAAWEIQEDGSTHLMTSGGPLDPERKYTLISGTTSDALNETKHYDVNAYFCTDCGKCFTDVLHLEGHQKVHSIPALFICAECGKSFTTSSELDTHIKVHTDAKLFACSECGKCFTAKSNLLAHKVIHIGEKAFACAECGRRFTSKSSLSTHMSVHALEKPYACSICGKCFTSNARLTFHRSTHLGEKSYECEQCRKVFTTSGSLNRHKRTHTGEKPFVCRICGKCFNRETNLYRHQTIHTR, from the exons ATGAAGCTGTCGCGGCTGGATGACCGGACTGAGCCGCTCGCCATGGACGAGGCCAGGAAGCACTTGATTGACCAGATAATGCACATTACCTTAGACATCCTCtacctgctgactggagag GATTACGTTGTATTAAAGATGTCTGGTGGCCGGGTCACGCACAGCAGCAGCCCCATTGTATCGGGGGGATTCTGTAGGAATCTGAGCCCCAACCAAGATCCGCAACCTGCCGGAAGGAGAGAAGAGGGAACGAATAACCAGAAGATTCTAGAACTCACCAATACGATCACCCAGCTGCTGACGGGAGAG CTTCCTAtagggtgtcaggatgtcaccgtctatttctccatggaggagtgtgaTGATTTAGAAAAATCCAATGCTCCAGTAATGGACGTCCGTTCTGGAGACCAGCTGCAAAACCCATCTCCTG ATGGATCCCAGAACACAGAAACCTGCAGAGAGTCTCCTTCCGAGGAGTATAGTGCACCGCAGTGTGAGTTCATG AGCGAGAGCCAAGGAAGCCAAACTTTAGTTATCAAACAAGAAGAGACTTACGAGATGATTGATCAAAAGACTGAAGAGGCCGTTCCTGAAGATACATCAGATCATACAG GAACTCCCAGTAGCAGCAGTTTTCCTGAGAAACCTCACCGTCCTTCTTCACTTGAAAACTCCTCCGAGGATGATGTCAAAATCCTACAGGATAAGCAG TGTGATGATTTTAAGATTGATATGAAATCTCTTGAAGATGGAGAACAAATGAGAAATTGGGATGAGCTGTATCGGGAAGAGGAATTTCCTAAAAACCACAACAGAG ATAATCTTTATACAGGATGGGTTAAGAAGTCTGTGACTGAGAACGCAAAAACCCCACTTCTGCACCAGACTGAAAAAGAGAAGGTGCCTGAAGAAAGAG ATCTGCACCCCAGAGCAAATTTCCAGCTTCCATCTCTGATTGCAGTGGATGAAGAGGATACTAGATGCCTGCAGCCCACGGCAGCGTGGGAAATTCAGGAAG ATGGGTCGACACATCTCATGACATCTGGAGGACCCCTAGATCCTGAAAGAAAATATACTTTAATATCAGGAACGACATCTGATGCACTGAATGAAACAAAACACTACGACGTAAATGCATACTTTTGCACAGATTGTGGCAAGTGTTTCACTGACGTGTTACACCTTGAGGGTCATCAGAAAGTCCACAGTATCCCTGCCTTGTTCATCTGTGCAGAATGTGGGAAGAGCTTCACAACTTCTTCAGAGCTGGACACGCACATTAAAGTCCACACAGATGCAAAGCTGTTtgcttgttcagaatgtggaaagtgttttacaGCCAAGTCAAATCTGCTTGCGCACAAGGTCATTCATATAGGAGAGAAGGCTTttgcctgtgctgagtgcggcaggCGTTTTACATCAAAGTCCTCCCTTAGTACCCACATGTCGGTTCATGCTCTTGAGAAGCCGTATGCCTGCTCCATTTGTGGCAAATGTTTCACTTCCAACGCCCGTCTCACCTTTCATCGGTCTACACATTTAGGGGAGAAATCGTATGAATGTGAACAATGCAGGAAAGTGTTTACTACCAGTGGCAGTCTTAAccggcacaaaagaacacacactgGGGAGAAACCGTTTGTCTGCAGAATTTGTGGAAAGTGCTTCAACAGGGAAACCAATCTCTACAGACACCAAACGATTCACACAAGATGA